The sequence CGGCCGCGTACCCGACGTTCGCGGACAGGACGAGAACCACGACCGCCAGGAGGACTCGAATCGTCCGTCGTCGCGGAACGGGGATGTCCATACGTTTCTGTGTGGGACGTGGGGTTTGACGGTTTCGTTCGGGCAGCGAGCCCGTGTCCGGGTTGGATTGACCCGGTGGTCCAGACTTGACATCCTCCCACGGCTGAAGCCGTGGGATTCCTCCGGTGGGGATGTTAGCTATGCCGTCCCCACGGAGGCAAGTTTCCCGTCGCCGGTACTCTGGTTTGTGCGCTCCTCGTTGGGACTGGCCCTCTCGGGAGAGTGTGGTATCTCCGACCAGTTGTGGTCGTCCCACTTGAGGCGCACGGGCCGTGCCATCGACCCGACTTCGGATTCGCCAGCCTGTCGTTCGAGGAACGTCCGCGAAGCGTCGAGGTCTGCGTGCCCTTCGTAGCCACACGAACACCGAAACACGTCGCCATCCCGCTCTGTATCGTCGCGCTCGCCACACACCGGGCACTCAACCGTCGTGTACGCTTCTGACTCGACTTCGACCGTGATGCCGTATTCCTCGGCCGTCGTCGCAAGCCGGTCGATGAACGAGCGATACGCCCAGAACTGGTGGGTTTTCTCGTTCACGCGTGCCGACCAGTGTTCCGACAAGACATCGGTAAGATTGCCCACGTACACGGTGGCAACCCCGTCGCCGTACAGTCGTTCCATCAAGTGCCGCACGAGCGCGTCCTGTGCGTGGTCGCGTCGTCGTGTCCGCTTGCGGTACAGGCGTCGAATCCGGCGACTGCTGTACCGTCCCTCGCGGAGTCGTCCGGAAGACTCCGTCTTCCGTGATTCCGAGAGACTTCGTCTCTCGGGCAATTTCGACTGCAAACGGGCAATCTCCTCGGTGGTTTCGCGGAAGCGGGCGAACAGGTCACAGCCTTCGTAGAGGTACTGCTGACCGGTTGTAGTCGTACAGGCGACGAGGTTGTTTGCGCCCACGTCCAAGGCAGCCGATTCCTCGGCTATTGGTAAATCCTGTCGAGAATCAGGTATAGTGACAGGCTGAAAGGCCCTGAACGTGCCGTCCACCTCGTCGTAGTACAGCTCCAACCGACCCTGTTCGCCCTCCCATTTGGGGTCGCCAGCGACTTCGAGGCGCAGTCGGTCGTGGTAGCCAAGTCCATACTCGTCTTTCAAGTCTTGGCCAACTGGGATTTCCACCCGCGACCGTTCGCCGGTTTCGAGAGTGTACTGGTCGTTGCGGATGTACGTCCGCAACTCCCTGCCGTCGTCCTCGTTGCCCCAGTAGCCCGGAGGGGCGGTATCTTCGCCGTCTTCCCGGGCAGCGAAGAACGACCGCCACGCCTCGCCGTTCTTTCGGATGACTTGTTGGGCGGTGGCGGAGCCGAGAACGCCAACGTACCGTTTGCGGTAGTCGTCAGTATCCCACACGGAGTCGCTCTCGAAGAATTGCTGACGCCGTTCGTAGTTCAGTTCATTCCACAGGCTGGCGGAGGCGTCCAACAGGTCGCGGAGCAGTCGCTCGTCCTGTGTGGAGAGCGGTCGCACCGCGAACGTGTTGGTTCTCCTCACGACAACAGACATTTGTAGTTCTACGTCTAAATGTCTTTTGGACATATACGATGCGACCGAACATCGACATCTCGCACACGCTGAACGGGCGGGTAAAAGACTACGCTGAACAGCAGGACGTGAGCCTCGAAGACGCCTATCGAGAGATTATCGAAGCGGGGTTGAAAGCGGTGGAACATCCAGCCGAGTCGTAGCGCGTGGATTGCCGAACTATGCTGTCGCTTACACCCACCCGTAAACAGTAGTTCGGAACATGGATAATTCGTGCAAAATCGGCACGAAATGAAGGGTGGTTTTCGGAAGATTCAGCAACCAGAATTGGTGAAATAATCGAACGCCACACTCGGCATCAGATATCTTATACAAATCGTCGAATTCGAGGAAAAGTACGAATACCTGCCGCTATGCGTTTCTTGACAGGCAAGCCCGTTCTCACCTGGCTACGGAGATGGTGGTGGAGTGAAGAACCGTCGTAACTCGCGGAGTACGTCTTTCGCCGTTATCGGTGGTGTATCGCTCGGCGGAATCCCAAGCGCCTGCCTGACGACTGCGTTCGTCAGAATGTAGACGTTGTACAACAGCATCGAGAACAGATAGTAGAACACCCGGACCGCATACGATTTCGATGTGGTCTTGGCCCGGAAGTCACCTGCGACCCG is a genomic window of Halanaeroarchaeum sulfurireducens containing:
- a CDS encoding RNA-guided endonuclease InsQ/TnpB family protein, with translation MSVVVRRTNTFAVRPLSTQDERLLRDLLDASASLWNELNYERRQQFFESDSVWDTDDYRKRYVGVLGSATAQQVIRKNGEAWRSFFAAREDGEDTAPPGYWGNEDDGRELRTYIRNDQYTLETGERSRVEIPVGQDLKDEYGLGYHDRLRLEVAGDPKWEGEQGRLELYYDEVDGTFRAFQPVTIPDSRQDLPIAEESAALDVGANNLVACTTTTGQQYLYEGCDLFARFRETTEEIARLQSKLPERRSLSESRKTESSGRLREGRYSSRRIRRLYRKRTRRRDHAQDALVRHLMERLYGDGVATVYVGNLTDVLSEHWSARVNEKTHQFWAYRSFIDRLATTAEEYGITVEVESEAYTTVECPVCGERDDTERDGDVFRCSCGYEGHADLDASRTFLERQAGESEVGSMARPVRLKWDDHNWSEIPHSPERASPNEERTNQSTGDGKLASVGTA